The following are encoded together in the Terriglobia bacterium genome:
- a CDS encoding septal ring lytic transglycosylase RlpA family protein encodes MESRFRFLAAALAGLSLCACSTEAKTEAQGETVLDTQFGEATFYANSFQGGKTASGTKFDNRKATAAHRNYPFGTVVRVTNLENGRSTNVVILDRGPYGKNHREGAIIDLSRDAARALDVIENGKARVKLEVLSWGS; translated from the coding sequence ATGGAATCCAGATTCCGTTTCCTTGCCGCAGCTTTGGCCGGTCTATCGCTATGTGCTTGCAGTACCGAAGCGAAAACCGAAGCCCAAGGAGAAACAGTCCTCGATACGCAATTTGGGGAAGCGACGTTCTATGCAAATTCTTTTCAGGGCGGAAAGACCGCGAGTGGAACGAAGTTCGACAATCGGAAGGCAACAGCCGCGCACCGGAACTATCCCTTCGGCACGGTCGTTCGTGTGACTAATCTTGAGAACGGCCGTTCGACAAATGTCGTCATCCTCGACCGCGGCCCTTATGGAAAAAATCACCGCGAAGGCGCCATCATCGATCTGTCTCGTGATGCGGCACGCGCGCTCGACGTGATCGAGAACGGCAAGGCGCGCGTGAAACTGGAAGTTCTCTCCTGGGGTAGTTGA
- a CDS encoding OsmC family protein: MKRKASAVWQGGLKDGKGTISTDSGVLINTPYSFSKRFEEEKGTNPEELIAAAHSSCFAMATSAQLDAAGIKAQSIAASATVTLEKVGDGFSVTASHLEVTIKAPGADRAKVQTAADNAKAGCPISKLLNAKVSMEAKIEV; the protein is encoded by the coding sequence ATGAAACGAAAAGCTTCTGCGGTGTGGCAAGGCGGGCTCAAAGACGGCAAGGGAACGATATCCACGGACAGCGGTGTACTGATCAATACACCGTACTCGTTTTCAAAGCGTTTCGAAGAAGAGAAAGGCACGAATCCTGAGGAGTTGATCGCCGCGGCTCATTCGAGCTGCTTCGCAATGGCGACTTCGGCACAGTTGGATGCCGCCGGCATCAAAGCTCAGAGCATTGCGGCGTCGGCAACGGTCACTCTGGAGAAAGTCGGTGACGGGTTCTCCGTCACGGCCAGCCATCTGGAAGTCACGATCAAAGCGCCCGGCGCGGATCGCGCCAAGGTTCAGACTGCAGCGGATAATGCCAAGGCCGGCTGCCCGATCTCGAAGCTGTTGAATGCGAAGGTCAGCATGGAAGCGAAGATCGAAGTTTAG
- a CDS encoding CTP synthase, giving the protein MEKKFIFVTGGVVSSLGKGLASASIGCLLESRGFTVNLLKFDPYLNVDPGTMSPYQHGEVYVTDDGAETDLDLGHYERYTHAELTRKNNLTTGRIYETIIQKERRGDYLGKTVQVIPHVTNEIKAAARRVSEDVDITIVEIGGTVGDIESLPFLEAIRQLRQEVGREHSLFIHLTLVPFIPTAGELKTKPTQHSVKELLEIGIQADILLCRTDRFLSPDMKSKIALFCNLSEHAVITAKDVESVYEVPLVLAAEGLDDEIVRQLHLPNSERRMDDWKALIERVHNPMDEVHIGVVGKYVELEDAYKSLREALIHGGLVHNLRTRIHWIEAESLEDGKEPATLRQFDGILVPGGFGKRGIPGMIRAIQFAREEKVPYFGICLGMQCATIEYALNVCGLKAANSTEFDANTPYPVIYKLRDLLGIDTIGGTMRLGAYPADLQPGSLANRIYGSAVISERHRHRYEFNRQFEKALTDNGLIISGVSPDKNFVEIVEIADHPWFLGCQFHPEFKSKPLAPHPLFASFINASYEHRLSHATTSAEVRRTRA; this is encoded by the coding sequence ATGGAAAAGAAATTCATCTTCGTGACGGGCGGAGTGGTTTCATCGCTGGGGAAAGGCCTCGCGTCCGCTTCAATCGGTTGTTTGCTGGAAAGCCGCGGGTTCACGGTCAACCTGCTGAAATTCGACCCTTATTTAAATGTGGATCCGGGCACGATGAGCCCGTACCAGCACGGCGAAGTCTACGTCACCGACGACGGTGCGGAGACCGATCTCGACCTCGGCCACTACGAACGCTATACGCACGCGGAACTGACCCGCAAGAATAACCTCACCACCGGCCGCATCTACGAAACCATCATTCAGAAGGAGCGGCGCGGGGATTATCTGGGGAAGACGGTCCAGGTCATTCCTCACGTGACGAACGAAATCAAAGCTGCCGCTCGTCGTGTGTCGGAGGACGTGGACATCACGATCGTCGAAATCGGCGGCACCGTCGGCGATATCGAATCCCTTCCTTTCCTTGAGGCGATCCGGCAGCTGCGCCAGGAAGTCGGGCGCGAACACTCCTTATTTATCCACCTGACTCTGGTGCCTTTCATTCCTACCGCCGGTGAATTGAAGACCAAGCCGACCCAGCACAGCGTCAAGGAACTGCTTGAAATCGGAATTCAGGCCGACATCCTTTTGTGCCGTACAGACCGGTTCCTGTCGCCGGATATGAAATCCAAGATCGCTCTTTTCTGCAACCTGTCGGAGCACGCCGTCATCACCGCGAAAGATGTCGAAAGTGTTTATGAAGTGCCGCTTGTGCTTGCCGCCGAAGGACTCGACGATGAGATTGTCCGGCAGCTGCACCTTCCGAACTCCGAACGCAGGATGGACGACTGGAAAGCGTTGATCGAACGTGTGCACAATCCGATGGACGAGGTCCATATCGGCGTCGTCGGCAAATACGTCGAACTGGAGGACGCATATAAGAGCCTTCGCGAGGCGCTGATTCACGGCGGGCTGGTTCATAACCTGAGAACACGAATTCATTGGATCGAAGCCGAAAGCCTGGAAGACGGTAAAGAACCCGCCACGCTGCGCCAGTTCGACGGCATCCTGGTTCCCGGAGGTTTCGGCAAGCGGGGCATTCCCGGAATGATTCGCGCCATTCAGTTCGCGCGCGAGGAGAAGGTCCCGTATTTCGGAATTTGTCTCGGCATGCAATGCGCCACGATCGAATATGCGCTCAATGTCTGCGGCTTGAAAGCCGCGAACAGCACCGAATTCGACGCCAACACGCCATACCCGGTTATTTACAAATTGCGCGATCTGCTCGGCATCGATACCATCGGCGGGACCATGCGTCTCGGAGCTTATCCGGCGGACCTGCAGCCCGGTTCGCTCGCGAACCGGATCTACGGATCGGCAGTGATTTCCGAGCGGCATCGCCATCGTTATGAATTCAACCGGCAGTTCGAGAAGGCCCTGACCGATAACGGCCTGATCATTTCGGGAGTCTCGCCCGACAAAAACTTTGTGGAGATTGTGGAGATCGCCGACCATCCGTGGTTCCTCGGATGCCAGTTCCATCCGGAGTTCAAGTCGAAGCCGCTGGCTCCGCATCCGCTCTTCGCATCATTTATTAATGCGTCGTATGAACATCGCCTGAGCCATGCAACAACTTCCGCTGAAGTACGCCGAACTCGGGCGTGA
- a CDS encoding RluA family pseudouridine synthase → MLIDCLAHHFGLPIEECERLIAFGAVYQDRQRINSNRLLSPGQYIRVHLHPKRFPVDGIDWRKTIVHDDKEFVVMNKPAGIPVHATLDNQVENALHQLRLTLGGSVYVTHRLDTEVGGLIVFAKTEEFQRQFNRLLLERKVKKRYRALVISAPEVGRHIHYMEPTERSSKTVSTENRPNWLECALRVVKVTPGTCIVPAPQTFDVEIDLETGRTHQIRVQLSALGSPIVGDKLYGSRTRFQVNGTRLPGIALFSVSTTWTGPDSKEWSFVALPPWTT, encoded by the coding sequence ATGCTGATCGACTGCCTCGCGCACCACTTCGGCTTGCCAATCGAGGAATGCGAACGGCTCATCGCTTTCGGAGCTGTCTACCAGGATCGGCAGCGGATTAACTCGAATCGGCTCCTTTCTCCGGGGCAATATATCCGAGTCCATTTGCACCCGAAGCGCTTTCCCGTGGATGGTATCGACTGGAGGAAGACGATCGTGCATGACGATAAGGAATTCGTCGTCATGAATAAGCCCGCCGGTATTCCTGTGCACGCGACGCTGGATAATCAAGTGGAGAACGCCCTTCATCAGCTGCGTCTGACCCTTGGCGGCTCCGTCTATGTGACGCACCGTCTGGATACCGAGGTGGGCGGCCTTATCGTGTTTGCAAAAACCGAAGAGTTCCAGCGGCAGTTCAATCGGCTTCTACTCGAGCGCAAGGTGAAGAAGCGGTATCGCGCGCTGGTGATCTCGGCTCCCGAAGTCGGTCGGCATATTCACTATATGGAGCCCACAGAGCGAAGCTCCAAAACTGTGAGCACGGAAAATCGTCCGAACTGGCTGGAGTGTGCGTTGCGTGTGGTGAAAGTAACACCTGGAACGTGCATTGTTCCCGCGCCGCAGACGTTCGACGTTGAGATCGATCTGGAAACGGGAAGAACACATCAGATTCGCGTTCAGCTGTCCGCCCTGGGCAGCCCGATCGTCGGCGACAAACTCTATGGTTCGCGAACTCGCTTTCAAGTCAATGGAACTCGCCTTCCCGGAATCGCGCTGTTCAGCGTCTCAACCACGTGGACGGGTCCTGACAGTAAGGAGTGGTCTTTCGTCGCCCTTCCACCATGGACGACGTAA
- the kdsA gene encoding 3-deoxy-8-phosphooctulonate synthase, giving the protein MQQLPLKYAELGRELFLIAGPCVIESRDHAFFMASELKKITSAAGVSFIFKASYDKANRSSIKSFRGAGMKEGLKILGDIREQINVPVLSDVHEASHCGPAGEVLDVLQIPAFLSRQTDLLVAAAETGKMVNVKKGQFLAPWEMKNVVDKLRESGNSQVLLTERGASFGYNNLVVDFRSFPIMQSFGCPVIFDVTHSLQLPGAQGQSSGGQPQYIPHFARAGVAAGVDGLFMEVHDDPAKALSDGPNALRLSLLAPLLEEVIKIRTCLKKT; this is encoded by the coding sequence ATGCAACAACTTCCGCTGAAGTACGCCGAACTCGGGCGTGAACTATTCCTGATCGCCGGTCCCTGCGTGATCGAGAGCCGTGATCACGCATTCTTCATGGCCTCGGAGCTGAAGAAGATTACTTCCGCGGCCGGCGTTTCCTTTATCTTCAAGGCTTCGTACGACAAGGCGAATCGCAGCTCGATCAAGTCGTTTCGAGGCGCCGGCATGAAGGAAGGCCTGAAGATTCTCGGCGACATTCGCGAGCAGATAAACGTCCCTGTTCTTTCCGATGTACATGAAGCTTCCCACTGCGGGCCGGCCGGCGAAGTTCTGGACGTGCTTCAGATTCCGGCATTTCTATCGCGTCAAACCGATCTGCTTGTGGCGGCGGCGGAAACCGGGAAGATGGTCAACGTTAAAAAGGGACAGTTCCTCGCCCCATGGGAGATGAAGAACGTCGTCGACAAGCTGCGCGAATCCGGGAATTCCCAGGTTCTGCTGACCGAGCGCGGCGCGTCTTTCGGTTATAACAACCTGGTCGTCGATTTCCGCAGTTTTCCTATCATGCAGAGTTTCGGTTGTCCCGTCATTTTCGATGTCACGCACAGCCTGCAGCTGCCGGGCGCTCAAGGCCAGAGTTCCGGCGGCCAGCCTCAGTACATTCCCCACTTCGCTCGCGCCGGCGTGGCCGCCGGCGTGGACGGTCTGTTCATGGAAGTCCACGATGATCCGGCGAAGGCTTTGTCGGACGGCCCCAACGCGTTGCGCTTGTCATTATTGGCGCCGCTTCTCGAAGAAGTGATTAAGATACGGACATGCCTGAAAAAGACATAA
- the kdsB gene encoding 3-deoxy-manno-octulosonate cytidylyltransferase: protein MQLDAAIAIIPARFNSTRFPGKPVAQIDGKTLIEHVYRRVQQASLVTRILVATDDQRIADAVERFGGTVIMTRNDHPSGTDRLAEAAETLDSQALVVNVQGDEPMIEPSDIDQAIAAAALGDAEIVTLMTKLEPAAADDPNRVKVVTDRNGIALYFSRAKIPSGGTCFLHLGLYVYRVDFLRKFSKLERTPLEIAERLEQLRALEHGYRIRVVEVANESWGIDTPADLERYKELVGSRD, encoded by the coding sequence ATGCAGCTCGATGCCGCCATCGCGATCATCCCGGCAAGGTTCAACTCCACTCGTTTCCCTGGAAAACCCGTAGCCCAAATAGACGGAAAAACGTTGATAGAGCACGTTTACAGGCGAGTCCAGCAGGCTTCGCTGGTGACCCGGATTCTTGTGGCGACGGATGATCAGAGGATTGCCGACGCAGTCGAGCGGTTCGGCGGGACCGTTATTATGACCCGGAATGACCATCCAAGTGGCACAGACCGTTTGGCCGAGGCTGCCGAAACCCTCGATTCCCAGGCGCTAGTGGTGAACGTCCAGGGGGACGAGCCGATGATCGAGCCCTCCGACATCGACCAGGCCATTGCCGCGGCCGCACTCGGAGACGCCGAAATTGTAACCCTGATGACAAAATTGGAGCCTGCCGCAGCCGATGATCCGAACCGGGTCAAGGTCGTAACGGACCGGAATGGAATCGCGCTATATTTTTCCCGCGCGAAAATTCCATCGGGAGGGACCTGTTTTCTCCACCTCGGCCTTTACGTTTACCGGGTGGATTTTCTCAGAAAATTTTCGAAACTCGAGCGCACGCCTCTCGAGATCGCCGAAAGGCTGGAACAGTTGAGGGCGCTGGAGCACGGATATCGGATTCGCGTGGTTGAGGTCGCAAACGAATCGTGGGGCATCGATACGCCTGCCGACCTTGAAAGGTATAAAGAATTAGTTGGGAGCCGGGACTGA
- a CDS encoding SMP-30/gluconolactonase/LRE family protein — MDTKFVAVGALSIWSVAAGLIYAQQGQVRPAQERTAREVTVTAIPDVIDADAKWGLVWQGTDNADGIVGTKDGGLLFAQEQPSTVRKLDKNDKDSVYVENTHGAGALAIDDKGRVLAVERTCTDPGSGGAACSEPTAIAVIYPEEARRTIIDNFEGKSLGRLNDLVVDKDDTIYFTSGTAYYVTTRAKRNKLKLVKGKEEIQINSLGPDLRTNGIMLSPDERILYVTNGQTIMQFDIQLNGYVNNRRLFAKLQDDSNGDGMAIDEAGRLYVTAGPGVQVFSPQGNYLGTIPTPRNVISAAFSGKEKRTLYVVGSGALGPDGKEVTTPEGVRNNAKTIYKIQMVAAGFKGRAK, encoded by the coding sequence ATGGATACGAAGTTCGTTGCGGTGGGCGCGCTCTCCATATGGAGCGTTGCCGCCGGTTTGATTTATGCACAGCAGGGGCAGGTTCGGCCCGCTCAGGAAAGAACAGCTCGCGAGGTCACCGTCACCGCGATTCCGGATGTTATCGACGCGGACGCCAAGTGGGGACTGGTCTGGCAGGGAACGGACAACGCCGACGGCATTGTCGGAACGAAGGACGGCGGACTGCTCTTCGCCCAGGAACAGCCAAGCACTGTCCGCAAGCTGGATAAGAACGATAAGGATTCGGTTTACGTGGAGAATACGCACGGCGCCGGCGCGCTGGCCATCGATGACAAAGGACGCGTTCTGGCCGTCGAGAGAACCTGCACCGATCCCGGCAGCGGGGGTGCCGCGTGTTCGGAGCCGACGGCGATAGCGGTCATCTACCCGGAAGAGGCCCGCAGAACCATCATCGACAATTTCGAGGGAAAGTCGCTGGGACGCCTCAACGATCTGGTCGTGGACAAGGATGACACAATCTATTTCACATCCGGTACCGCGTACTACGTCACGACACGGGCGAAAAGAAATAAGCTGAAGCTGGTTAAGGGCAAGGAGGAGATCCAGATTAACAGTCTTGGCCCGGACCTGCGTACCAATGGAATCATGCTCAGTCCCGACGAGAGAATACTCTACGTCACGAACGGTCAGACAATCATGCAGTTCGACATCCAGCTGAACGGCTACGTGAATAATCGCCGGCTGTTCGCGAAGCTCCAGGACGACAGTAACGGCGACGGTATGGCCATCGATGAAGCCGGCCGTCTATATGTGACGGCCGGTCCTGGCGTTCAGGTATTCAGTCCTCAAGGTAACTACCTGGGGACGATTCCCACGCCCCGCAACGTCATCAGCGCCGCATTTTCCGGCAAGGAAAAGAGGACGCTATATGTGGTCGGGAGCGGCGCCCTCGGTCCGGACGGCAAGGAGGTCACCACTCCTGAAGGCGTCCGCAACAATGCAAAAACCATCTACAAAATTCAGATGGTGGCCGCCGGCTTTAAGGGCCGCGCGAAGTAG
- a CDS encoding HAD hydrolase family protein has protein sequence MPEKDITPLAWKIELVLMDVDGVLTDGKLLLVPMPDGSVVEAKAFNVNDGAALAMARRAGMRTGIISGRSSAALSRRAEELKVEFFYHGLGRTKTSAIEEIFKKTNLTKDRVCYVGDDVQDLPLFSRVGLPIAVANASQDVASRAAYVTRVRGGEGAIREVVELILRAQGKWEAALKEFED, from the coding sequence ATGCCTGAAAAAGACATAACGCCGCTGGCGTGGAAAATCGAGCTCGTGTTGATGGACGTCGACGGTGTCCTCACGGACGGCAAACTCCTCCTGGTTCCGATGCCGGACGGCAGCGTCGTTGAAGCAAAAGCATTCAACGTCAATGACGGAGCGGCTCTCGCCATGGCGCGCCGCGCCGGCATGAGGACCGGCATCATTTCCGGCCGCAGTTCGGCCGCGCTGTCACGCCGCGCCGAAGAGTTGAAGGTGGAATTCTTTTATCACGGCCTCGGACGGACCAAGACCTCCGCGATCGAGGAGATTTTCAAGAAAACCAACCTTACGAAAGACCGCGTCTGTTATGTCGGAGATGATGTCCAGGATCTGCCGCTGTTTTCCCGCGTCGGCCTGCCTATTGCCGTCGCCAACGCCTCTCAAGATGTCGCTTCCCGCGCTGCCTACGTCACGCGTGTGCGGGGCGGGGAAGGCGCTATCCGGGAAGTGGTGGAGCTGATCCTGCGCGCTCAAGGTAAGTGGGAAGCCGCATTGAAGGAGTTTGAGGATTAG
- a CDS encoding VWA domain-containing protein, which translates to MTRKKWTLILAALLLAALPVAIIARTARSQASLQNAADKKPSQTLKVDVDLVLVNATVTDQLNRYVSGLESQHFQIWEDKVEQKVEYFNAEDVPISVGIIFDVSGSMKEKIGTSTQAAATFLKTGNPDDEYFLVTFANRPEVVADFTTDVTRLQSKLLMTNAKGMTAMYDSVYLGLEKLKEGSNPKKALLLITDGEDNRSRYTFQNVKDFVKEQDVQIYGIGIVDDFNSQLNAGRSGRAMIEELADLTGGRAFFPDSVQELDDICTKIAVELKNQYVLGYHSTNGAKDGKWRKLKVKVNPPKGIQHLNVRAKSGYFAAMADAAPATKD; encoded by the coding sequence ATGACTCGGAAAAAGTGGACTCTGATTTTGGCGGCGCTCCTGCTTGCAGCGCTCCCCGTCGCTATCATCGCACGAACGGCTCGGAGTCAGGCTTCCCTGCAAAACGCTGCCGACAAGAAGCCTTCGCAGACCCTTAAGGTTGACGTCGATCTGGTGCTCGTCAATGCGACAGTCACCGATCAACTCAATAGATACGTCAGCGGATTGGAATCGCAGCACTTCCAGATCTGGGAAGACAAAGTCGAACAAAAGGTTGAATATTTCAACGCCGAAGATGTACCGATCAGCGTTGGCATCATTTTCGATGTCAGCGGCAGCATGAAAGAGAAGATCGGAACTTCCACACAGGCTGCTGCGACATTTTTGAAAACCGGCAATCCAGATGATGAGTACTTTCTCGTGACCTTCGCGAATCGGCCCGAAGTGGTCGCCGATTTCACGACAGACGTCACGAGGCTTCAGAGCAAGCTGCTCATGACCAACGCCAAGGGCATGACGGCCATGTACGATTCGGTCTACCTGGGCCTCGAGAAGCTCAAGGAAGGCAGCAATCCGAAAAAGGCGCTCCTTCTGATTACCGACGGCGAGGACAATCGCAGCCGGTACACCTTCCAAAACGTCAAAGACTTCGTCAAAGAACAGGACGTGCAGATCTATGGGATCGGCATCGTCGATGACTTTAATTCACAGTTGAACGCCGGGCGTAGCGGCCGCGCGATGATCGAAGAATTAGCGGACCTCACCGGAGGACGCGCATTCTTCCCGGATTCCGTACAGGAACTGGACGATATCTGCACGAAGATCGCGGTCGAGCTGAAAAATCAGTACGTACTCGGCTATCATTCAACGAATGGAGCGAAGGACGGGAAGTGGCGCAAGCTCAAAGTGAAAGTGAATCCTCCCAAAGGAATCCAGCACCTGAACGTGCGGGCCAAGTCGGGCTACTTTGCCGCGATGGCCGACGCAGCGCCTGCGACCAAAGACTAA